One Ricinus communis isolate WT05 ecotype wild-type chromosome 1, ASM1957865v1, whole genome shotgun sequence DNA window includes the following coding sequences:
- the LOC8279783 gene encoding proliferating cell nuclear antigen, with translation MLELRLVQGSLLKKVLDSIKDLVNDANFDCSSTGFSLQAMDSSHVALVALLLRSEGFEHYRCDRNISMGMNLNNMSKMLRCSGNDDIITIKADDGSDTVTFMFESPTQDKISDFEMKLMDIDSEHLGIPEAEYHAIVRMPSAEFAKICKDLGSIGDTVVISVTKEGVKFSTRGDIGTANIVVRQNTTVDKPEEATIIEMNEPVSLTFALRYMNSFTKATPLSSTVTISLSSELPVVVEYKIAEMGYIRFYLAPKIEEDEDETKPEV, from the exons ATGTTGGAGCTAAGGTTGGTGCAAGGATCATTGCTAAAGAAGGTTTTAGATTCAATCAAGGACTTAGTGAACGATGCCAACTTCGACTGTTCATCGACGGGATTCTCCCTTCAGGCAATGGATTCGAGCCACGTGGCACTTGTGGCACTGCTTCTAAGATCGGAGGGTTTTGAGCATTATCGATGTGACCGTAATATCTCAATGGGGATGAATCTGAATAATATGTCTAAAATGTTGAGGTGCTCTGGTAACGACGACATCATCACTATCAAAGCTGACGATGGCAGTGATACCGTcactttcatgtttgaaagTCCCA CACAAGATAAAATTTCGGATTTCGAGATGAAGCTCATGGACATTGACAGTGAGCACCTAGGAATTCCTGAGGCAGAATATCATGCTATTGTCAGGATGCCATCAGCTGAGTTTGCAAAAATTTGTAAAGATCTTGGAAGCATTGGGGATACTG TTGTTATATCTGTTACAAAGGAAGGAGTAAAGTTCTCCACAAGGGGTGATATTGGGACTGCTAATATTGTTGTCAGGCAGAATACTACAGTAGATAAG CCAGAAGAAGCCACCATCATTGAGATGAATGAACCAGTGTCCTTGACATTTGCTCTGAGATACATGAACTCCTTCACCAAGGCAACTCCATTGTCAAGCACAGTTACAATCAGCTTGTCTTCTGAACTGCCTGTTGTGGTGGAGTACAAGATTGCTGAAATGGGTTATATCAGATTCTACTTGGCTCCTAAGATCGAAGAGGATGAGGATGAAACTAAGCCCGAAGTTTAA
- the LOC8279784 gene encoding probable sugar phosphate/phosphate translocator At3g11320 — protein sequence MSRFFTIGLITAWYSSNIGVILLNKYLLSNYGFKYPIFLTLCHMMACSLLSYVAISWLKIIPLQTLRSRVQFLKISALGIIFCLSVVTGNVSLKYLPVSFNQAIGATTPFFTAVFAYLMTLKREGWLTYVTLIPVVTGVVIASGGEPSFHLFGFIMCIGATAARALKSVLQGILLSSEGERLHSMNLLLYMAPVAVAFLLPVAIFMEGDVIGIAIALARDDTRFIFYLTFNSALAYFVNLANFLVTKHTSALTLQVLGNAKGAVAVVISILIFRNPVSVTGMLGYSVTVMGVILYSEAKKRSK from the exons ATGAGTCGTTTCTTTACGATCGGGTTAATAACAGCATGGTACTCCTCAAATATTGGTGTAATCTTATTAAACAAGTATTTGCTCAGCAATTATGGATTCAAGTACCCAATCTTTCTTACATTATGTCACATGATGGCTTGTTCGTTGCTTAGTTACGTTGCTATTTCATGGCTAAAGATTATTCCTTTACAGACTTTAAGGTCAAGAGTTCAGTTCTTGAAGATTTCTGCTCTTGGGATCATTTTTTGTTTGTCTGTTGTTACTGGTAATGTTTCTCTCAAGTATCTTCCGGTTTCGTTTAATCAAGCTATTGGGGCTACCACTCCTTTTTTCACTGCTGTTTTTGCTTATTTAATGACATTGAAGAGAGAGGGTTGGCTCACTTATGTAACTCTCATTCCTGTTGTCACTGGTGTCGTCATTGCTAGTGGG GGAGAACCAAGTTTTCATCTCTTTGGATTTATAATGTGTATTGGTGCTACAGCAGCACGTGCACTCAAATCAGTGCTTCAAGGCATTTTGCTATCTTCTGAAGG GGAAAGACTTCATTCAATGAACCTGTTGCTGTACATGGCTCCAGTAGCTGTTGCATTCCTTCTTCCTGTAGCAATTTTTATGGAAGGAGATGTGATTGGGATCGCAATTGCCCTTGCCAGGGATGATACCAGATTCATATTCTATCTTACCTTCAATTCTGCTCTTGCATATTTTGTGAATTTGGCTAATTTCTTGGTCACTAAACACACCAGTGCATTGACACTCCAG GTCCTGGGAAATGCAAAAGGGGCTGTTGCAGTAGTTATCTCAATTCTGATATTCAGAAATCCTGTATCAGTGACTGGGATGTTAGGATACTCAGTAACCGTAATGGGGGTAATTCTCTACAGTGAAGCCAAGAAAAGGAGCAAATGA